From Strigops habroptila isolate Jane chromosome 10, bStrHab1.2.pri, whole genome shotgun sequence, one genomic window encodes:
- the NFKBIE gene encoding NF-kappa-B inhibitor epsilon, with protein MSRAAGGECRKEAAGWEGEDGQCDSGIESLRSLPGGRETPAAAETPPPKSTPAAAAIPPADTLAEAAAAEERLDSSYGSGALPEPLPGLPAACRAEEPPPPPEGLSRQQLEALTYLSEDGDTLVHLAIIHCVPAVALCCITHLPREVLEIQNDLFQTPLHLAVYLEQPSVIQALIHKGVNPGLQDRNGNTPLHLACEQQHMQCAQQLLQSTAPPQGTAQPHGHHHDLQLQNWQGLACLHISTLKGNIPMMSLLLESGANIDVREGTSGKTPLHLAVECHNRRAVQFLLRHGAYVDAQMYNGCTPLHLAVGRKDAAIAAILSHCGADTLLRNMENETAQDLADGNDDLLALLPFDDLKISGKPVVCSE; from the exons ATGTcgcgggcggcgggcggcgagTGCCGCAAGGAGGCGGCGGGCTGGGAGGGCGAGGACGGGCAGTGCGACTCGGGCATCGAGTCGCTGCGTTCGCTGCCGGGCGGGAGGGAGACTCCCGCCGCCGCCGAGACCCCCCCGCCGAAATCCacccccgccgccgccgcgatCCCCCCCGCCGACACCCTCGCAgaggccgccgccgccgaggAGCGGCTCGACTCCAGCTACGGCTCCGGCGCCCTTCCCGAGCCCCTGCCCGGGCTGCCGGCCGCCTGCCGCGCcgaggagccgccgccgccgcccgaGGGGCTCAGCcggcagcagctggaggctcTCACCTACCTTTCGGAGGACGGAGACAC GTTGGTTCACCTGGCCATTATCCACTGCGTCCCAGCTGTGGCACTCTGCTGTATCACTCATCTGCCCAGGGAGGTGCTGGAGATCCAAAATGATCTTTTCCAG ACCCCGCTGCACCTTGCCGTGTACCTGGAGCAGCCCAGCGTGATCCAGGCGCTGATCCACAAGGGAGTGAACCCCGGGCTGCAGGACCGCAACGGCAACACGCCGCTGCACCTAGCCTGCgagcagcagcacatgcagtgtgcccagcagctgctgcagagcacagccccaCCGCAGGGCACGGCACAGCCCCATGGGCACCACCACGACCTGCAGCTCCAGAACTGGCAAG GCTTGGCCTGTCTGCACATCAGCACCTTGAAGGGGAACATCCCGATGATGTCTTTGCTGCTGGAGAGCGGTGCCAACATTGATGTTCGG GAGGGTACGAGCGGGAAGACCCCATTGCACTTGGCTGTGGAGTGCCATAACCGCAGGGCTGTCCAGTTCCTGCTGCGCCACGGGGCGTATGTGGACGCCCAGATGTACAACGGGTGCACGCCGCTTCACCTCGCCGTGGGCCGCAAGGATGCTGCCATTGCCGCCATCCTCTCGCACTGTGGGGCTGACACCCTGCTGAGGAACATGGAGAATGAGACAGCCCAGGATCTGGCTGATGGCAATGATGAT CTCCTCGCCTTGCTGCCCTTCGATGACCTGAAGATCTCAGGGAAGCCTGTGGTGTGCTCTGAATGA